The Kluyveromyces lactis strain NRRL Y-1140 chromosome D complete sequence genome has a window encoding:
- the MNP1 gene encoding mitochondrial 54S ribosomal protein bL12m (similar to uniprot|P53163 Saccharomyces cerevisiae YGL068W MNP1 Protein associated with the mitochondrial nucleoid), producing MLRQVVRSSGVFARNSCRLGLVRYQSTAGTSTPAAAVDPKISQIVQDISKLTLLETSALIQELKTQLNIPDISFPAAGAGSAAPAAPAEEAKEEEVVEEKTIFSIKLESFDAKSKPKIIKEVKNLLGLSLVEAKKFVESAPKVLKENVAKEDADKVKAALEGLGAKIVLE from the coding sequence atgttgCGTCAAGTGGTAAGATCATCCGGCGTTTTTGCAAGGAACAGTTGTAGATTAGGTTTGGTTCGTTATCAATCGACTGCTGGTACATCTACTCCAGCTGCTGCGgttgatccaaagatttctcAAATCGTTCAAGATATCTCCAAATTGACTTTATTGGAAACTTCTGCTttgattcaagaattgaagactCAATTGAACATCCCAGATATTTCGTTCCCAGCAGCTGGTGCTGGTTCAGCTGCCCCAGCTGCTCCAGCTGAAGAAGccaaggaagaagaagtcgTTGAAGAGAAGACTATTTTCTCCATCAAGTTAGAATCGTTTGATGCCAAGTCTAAGCCTAAGatcatcaaagaagttAAGAACTTGTTAGGTTTGTCATTGGTTGAAGCTAAGAAGTTTGTGGAAAGTGCTCCAAAGgttttgaaggaaaacgTCGCTAAGGAAGACGCTGACAAGGTTAAGGCTGCATTGGAAGGGCTAGGTGCCAAGATTGTCTTGGAATAG
- the RPB9 gene encoding DNA-directed RNA polymerase II core subunit RPB9 (highly similar to uniprot|P27999 Saccharomyces cerevisiae YGL070C RPB9 RNA polymerase II subunit B12.6 contacts DNA mutations affect transcription start site): MTTFRFCRDCNNMLYPREDKETHKLLFECRTCPYVEEAGTPLVYRHELKTNIGETAGVVQDIGSDPTLPRSDKECPKCHSRENVFFQSQQRRKDTSMVLFYVCLHCSHIFTSDKKNKRQTFS; the protein is encoded by the coding sequence ATGACTACGTTCAGATTTTGTCGTGATTGTAATAATATGTTATATCCTAGAGAGGATAAAGAGACACATAAATTATTATTCGAATGTCGTACGTGTCCCTACGTTGAAGAGGCAGGTACTCCATTGGTTTACCGTCATGAATTGAAGACGAATATTGGTGAGACTGCAGGTGTGGTGCAAGATATAGGGTCTGACCCGACACTACCGCGTTCAGATAAAGAGTGCCCGAAGTGTCATTCTAGGGAGAATGTGTTTTTCCAGTCGCAGCAGCGGAGAAAGGATACCAGTATGGTTTTATTCTACGTCTGTTTGCATTGTTCGCACATTTTCACTTCTGATAAAAAGAATAAGAGGCAAACCTTTTCGTAG
- a CDS encoding uncharacterized protein (weakly similar to uniprot|Q08956 Saccharomyces cerevisiae YPL201C) — MGIPINLESLEVTRVYQAYDFDGRSGLGRRRSSYTAGNSLVSSRGTMNGVLTVRKIETHQLRVGIEMNSASVEGFLVLWDKQGSQIVVISPFGDVSVYNVDGGISPRNELVRVARISWNEFLFMGHSDAVYFGNAHDGGVRHDYWDVGAISTMWHIPKDDTFCCVLPDGIAHVTENPRRTLRRRTSLDDENLESRQMTHYIQDYSIIEPCPAKDALAIAKRTGEIAILVDGSLRFVTGMGLTDEEGNNNGNSNREQWNPNDRVMKMSWSHDGRFLCIVTTQRIFVYDEEEDALTVVAGENPNQLISWGSSCRTLFLLSTHLYGTMLKAFEHNNEEQQWICCGFEDIRSQFHINKVHAFNVSSTRDTLTIYHDQNIIDTFEYKIT, encoded by the coding sequence ATGGGAATTCCTATAAATCTGGAGAGTTTGGAAGTAACCCGTGTGTACCAAGCGTACGATTTTGATGGTAGGTCCGGGCTGGGACGCCGCAGAAGCAGTTACACTGCAGGGAACAGTCTTGTGAGTTCGAGAGGAACGATGAATGGTGTGTTGACGGTACGGAAAATCGAGACGCATCAATTGCGTGTGGGGATTGAGATGAACTCTGCTTCGGTGGAAGGATTTTTGGTACTCTGGGATAAGCAAGGTTCTCAGATAGTCGTGATTTCTCCGTTTGGAGACGTTTCAGTGTATAATGTTGACGGGGGCATATCACCGCGTAACGAGCTAGTTAGAGTGGCACGGATTTCATGGAACGAGTTTTTGTTCATGGGCCATTCAGATGCAGTTTATTTTGGGAACGCTCACGACGGTGGTGTTCGTCATGATTACTGGGATGTGGGTGCCATTAGTACGATGTGGCATATACCTAAGGATGACACCTTCTGTTGCGTGCTACCAGACGGTATTGCACATGTCACTGAGAATCCAAGAAGAACGTTACGGAGACGGACTTCTTTGGATGACGAGAATTTGGAATCAAGACAAATGACGCATTACATACAAGATTACTCGATCATCGAGCCATGCCCTGCTAAGGATGCTCTAGCGATAGCTAAGAGGACCGGAGAGATTGCCATTCTAGTGGACGGTTCGTTACGGTTCGTCACCGGGATGGGTCTCACCGACGAAGAGGGGAACAATAACGGTAATAGCAACAGAGAACAATGGAATCCCAACGATAGGGTAATGAAGATGTCATGGTCCCACGACGGTAGGTTCCTTTGTATCGTCACCACGCAACGGATTTTCGTGtatgacgaagaagaagatgctCTCACCGTCGTGGCAGGAGAGAATCCAAACCAACTCATATCTTGGGGTAGCAGCTGCCGTACGTTGTTCCTGCTATCTACACACTTGTACGGTACCATGCTCAAGGCGTTCGAGCACAACAATGAAGAGCAACAATGGATCTGCTGTGGATTCGAGGATATTAGATCGCAGTTTCACATCAACAAGGTCCATGCCTTCAACGTCTCTTCCACAAGAGACACGCTAACGATCTACCATGACCAAAACATCATCGATACATTCGAATACAAGATCACTTGA
- the NPY1 gene encoding NAD(+) diphosphatase (similar to uniprot|P53164 Saccharomyces cerevisiae YGL067W NPY1 NADH diphosphatase (pyrophosphatase) hydrolyzes the pyrophosphate linkage in NADH and related nucleotides localizes to peroxisomes), with translation MERSVTFFGLETINRVSFLRDDEVFIKQAFEHGSTQFVPFINGAAFATETSDKSGTNLLMLGHQGCPNYSEWPGLLNKIRSVMDTERGWLVESGFTITFLGLMDGDSSFSYKEYTGTPLFAMDLRPASDTLVQKSETKFILDQYEPLGRMQAFNLSNEVASLFSHANMYLDWLRKFLFCPGCASKVFPVHGGTKLQCGNNDESVKCSVRDAAVSNVCFPRTDPVVIVAIVDRCFSKICLARSRRKHGNAVMYSTIAGFMEPAETVEHACQREIWEETGIKVELNDVDILFTQPWPYPCNLMIGCLGLIDFNGDNEIINLEHDKELLDAQWFEMELVSQAFERYGKAPKGLVNFDDRITFPGDTAIAHQLIEHAVIKYKRFNGHL, from the coding sequence ATGGAAAGAAGTGTAACCTTTTTCGGATTGGAAACTATCAATAGAGTGTCATTCCTAAGGGACGACGAGGTTTTCATCAAGCAAGCGTTCGAACATGGAAGTACTCAGTTTGTACCGTTTATCAATGGGGCAGCATTCGCAACTGAGACTAGTGACAAGTCTGGTACCAATTTATTAATGTTAGGACATCAAGGTTGTCCTAACTACTCGGAATGGCCAGGCTTACTAAACAAGATAAGATCTGTCATGGATACCGAGAGAGGATGGTTAGTTGAATCCGGGTTCACAATAACGTTTTTAGGGTTGATGGATGGTGACAGCAGTTTTTCTTACAAGGAGTACACCGGTACCCCATTGTTTGCCATGGATTTGCGGCCAGCGTCCGATACTCTAGTTCAAAAGTCGGAGACAAAGTTCATACTAGATCAATACGAACCACTTGGGAGGATGCAAGCATTCAACCTAAGCAATGAAGTTGCTTCGCTCTTCTCTCATGCAAACATGTACTTAGATTGGCTGAgaaagtttttgttttgtcCCGGATGTGCATCGAAAGTATTTCCTGTCCATGGTGGAACCAAATTACAATGTGGAAATAACGACGAATCTGTTAAATGCTCGGTAAGGGACGCAGCTGTTTCAAATGTGTGTTTCCCAAGAACAGATCCAGTGGTCATTGTTGCAATCGTAGACAGATGTTTCTCAAAAATATGTCTCGcaagatcaagaagaaagcACGGTAACGCGGTAATGTATTCCACCATCGCTGGTTTCATGGAACCTGCAGAAACTGTGGAGCACGCTTGCCAGCGTGAAATATGGGAAGAAACTGGTATTAAAGTTGAACTAAATGATGTGGATATCCTTTTCACGCAACCTTGGCCGTATCCCTGCAACTTGATGATTGGTTGCCTTGGTTTGATCGATTTTAATGGTGACAATGAGATAATTAATTTAGAACATGATAAAGAATTGTTGGATGCCCAATGGTTCGAGATGGAACTTGTGTCTCAGGCCTTTGAAAGGTACGGTAAAGCACCAAAGGGATTGGTAAATTTTGATGACAGGATCACTTTCCCTGGTGATACAGCTATCGCACATCAATTGATAGAGCATGCTGTAATCAAGTACAAAAGATTTAACGGACATTTGTAA
- the TPK2 gene encoding cAMP-dependent protein kinase catalytic subunit TPK2 (highly similar to uniprot|P06245 Saccharomyces cerevisiae YPL203W TPK2 Involved in nutrient control of cell growth and division cAMP-dependent protein kinase catalytic subunit) — MEYQPVNLQQMNTAPAPATNPVNPADVTVGSQSTDYLLAQQKESLLPQRSTVSKGKYTLHDFQIMRTLGTGSFGRVHLVRSVHNGRYYAIKVLKKHQIIRMKQIEHTNDERRMLKLVEHPFLIRMWGTFQDSRNLFMVMDYIEGGELFSLLRKSQRFPNPVAKFYAAEVTLALEYLHSHNIIYRDLKPENILLDRNGHIKITDFGFAKEVITVTWTLCGTPDYIAPEVITTKPYNKSVDWWSLGILIFEMLAGYTPFYDVTPMKTYEKILAGEVVYPPFFHPDVVDLLGKLITADLTRRLGNLQSGPDDIKSHPWFAEVIWEKLVAKDIETPYEPPIAVGVGDSSLFDQYPEEQLDYGVQGEDPYGQYFLDF; from the coding sequence ATGGAATATCAGCCTGTGAATTTACAACAGATGAATACTGCTCCAGCTCCTGCAACCAATCCTGTGAATCCGGCGGATGTGACCGTGGGTTCACAATCTACCGATTATTTATTGGCTCAGCAGAAGGAATCGTTGTTGCCTCAAAGGTCTACTGTGTCTAAGGGGAAATATACGTTGCATgattttcaaatcatgCGTACATTGGGAACAGGGTCATTCGGTAGAGTGCATCTCGTGAGGAGTGTGCACAATGGACGTTACTATGCCatcaaagttttgaaaaaacatcaaatcaTTCGAATGAAGCAAATTGAGCATACGAATGATGAAAGACGGATGTTAAAGCTGGTTGAACATCCTTTCTTAATTCGGATGTGGGGTACGTTCCAGGATTCTCGTAATCTATTCATGGTTATGGATTATATCGAAGGTGGTGAATTGTTCTCGTTGCTCAGAAAATCCCAACGATTCCCCAACCCTGTGGCTAAGTTTTATGCAGCAGAGGTGACTTTAGCTTTGGAATACTTACATTCTCATAACATAATATACCGTGACTTGAAGCCAGAAAACATTCTATTGGATAGGAATGGGCATATCAAGATAACGGATTTTGGGTTCGCCAAAGAGGTAATCACAGTGACGTGGACGTTATGTGGTACCCCTGATTACATTGCTCCTGAAGTAATTACAACGAAACCATATAACAAGTCTGTTGACTGGTGGTCTCTTGGAATCTTAATCTTCGAAATGCTCGCTGGTTATACTCCATTTTATGATGTTACGCCAATGAAGACCTATGAGAAAATCTTAGCTGGTGAAGTCGTTTATCCACCATTTTTCCACCCTGATGTTGTGGATCTATTAGGTAAGTTGATCACTGCAGATTTGACCCGTAGATTAGGTAACTTACAAAGCGGGCCagatgatatcaaatcGCATCCATGGTTTGCGGAAGTTATATGGGAAAAGCTTGTGGCAAAGGACATCGAGACGCCGTACGAGCCACCAATCGCTGTCGGTGTCGGTGATTCCTCTTTGTTCGACCAATATCCGGAAGAGCAACTGGACTATGGCGTTCAGGGCGAAGATCCATACGGCCAATACTTTTTAGATTTCTAA
- the HRR25 gene encoding serine/threonine protein kinase HRR25 (similar to uniprot|P29295 Saccharomyces cerevisiae YPL204W HRR25 Protein kinase involved in regulating diverse events including vesicular trafficking gene expression DNA repair and chromosome segregation binds the CTD of RNA pol II homolog of mammalian casein kinase 1delta (CK1delta)): MDLRVGRKFRIGRKIGSGSFGDIYHGTNLISGEEVAIKLEPIRTKHPQLDYESRVYKYLSGGIGIPFIRWFGKEGEYNAMVIDLLGPSLEDLFNYCHRKFSFKTVIMLALQMICRIQYIHGRSFIHRDIKPDNFLMGVGRRGSTVHVIDFGLSKKYRDFRSHNHIPYRENKNLTGTARYASVNTHLGIEQSRRDDLESLGYVLIYFCKGSLPWQGLRATTKRQKYDRIMEKKLCITVEQLCQGLPMEFVEYMRYCRNLRFDERPDYMYLARLFKDLFIKLEYHNDHLFDWTMLRYTKAMIDKQGGAQALEQKDENGNKQDSFDKVKQLAMKKFSTHFHYWKPDDTSHPTAEDIKQQTILNTQVISTIPDEVMNAIDRNMEQLKHEVNQQVASQPQQGQPQGQTQGQGQTQGQGQPQSGQQLDTQLPQPTTLLQQQRAQVQGQQEQMLQQQQQQQQQQQQQQQQQQLLQQQLQTQQQTHPNAMAITNPLPNPNNTTKTTTTNNIWL; encoded by the coding sequence atggATTTAAGAGTTGGTAGAAAGTTCAGGATTGGGCGGAAGATTGGCTCTGGTTCCTTTGGGGACATTTATCATGGGACTAATTTGATTAGTGGTGAAGAAGTCGCTATTAAGTTGGAGCCGATTCGTACGAAGCATCCTCAATTAGACTATGAGTCTCGAGTTTATAAGTATTTGAGCGGCGGTATTGGAATACCATTCATCAGATGGTTTGGGAAGGAAGGTGAATACAATGCTATGGTGATCGATCTTTTGGGTCCGTCTTTGGAAGATTTATTTAACTATTGTCATAGgaaattttcttttaagACCGTAATCATGCTTGCTCTGCAGATGATCTGTCGAATCCAATACATTCATGGCAGATCTTTCATTCATAGAGATATTAAACCGGACAATTTCTTGATGGGTGTCGGAAGACGTGGATCCACCGTGCATGttattgattttggtttaTCCAAGAAGTATAGAGATTTTAGAAGTCATAACCATATCCCATACCGAGAAAATAAGAACCTTACTGGTACTGCACGTTATGCCAGTGTCAATACGCATCTTGGGATCGAACAAAGTAGACGTGACGATTTGGAGAGTTTGGGTTACGTGTTGATATATTTCTGCAAAGGGTCCTTACCATGGCAGGGGCTCAGAGCCACGacaaaaagacaaaaataCGACCGTATcatggaaaagaaattgtgCATCACCGTCGAACAACTATGTCAAGGTTTACCTATggaatttgttgaatacATGAGATATTGTAGGAACCTCAGATTCGATGAAAGACCAGATTATATGTATTTGGCTCGTTTGTTCAAGGATTTGTTCATCAAGTTGGAATACCATAATGatcatttgtttgattGGACCATGTTGCGTTACACAAAAGCCATGATCGACAAACAAGGAGGCGCCCAAGCATTGGAacaaaaagatgaaaatggtaataAACAGGATTCATTTGATAAAGTGAAACAATTGGCTATGAAGAAATTTTCAACACATTTCCACTATTGGAAACCAGATGATACTTCTCATCCAACTGCTGAAGACATAAAACAACAGACTATCCTAAACACCCAAGTTATCTCCACGATCCCAGATGAAGTCATGAATGCTATCGACAGAAACATGGAACAGTTGAAGCACGAAGTGAACCAACAGGTGGCGTCTCAACCACAACAAGGACAACCACAAGGACAAACTCAGGGACAAGGACAAACTCAGGGACAAGGACAACCACAATCAGGTCAGCAACTAGATACACAGTTACCTCAACCTACCACGTTACTACAACAGCAAAGGGCACAAGTTCAAGGTCAACAAGAACAGATGttacaacagcaacaacaacaacaacaacaacagcagcaacaacagcagcaacaacagctTCTGCAACAGCAACTGCAAACACAACAACAAACGCATCCAAATGCAATGGCTATCACCAACCCACTACCAAACCCTAATAACACCACCAAAACTACCACTACCAATAATATCTGGCTTTAA
- a CDS encoding uncharacterized protein (similar to uniprot|P22149 Saccharomyces cerevisiae YGL071W RCS1 Transcription factor involved in iron utilization and homeostasis binds the consensus site PyPuCACCCPu and activates the expression of target genes in response to changes in iron availability) yields the protein MKHELQTPIEGVDPLDPLHNPDLWQPSPSFDNMMASPKTSPIGSGLSHTPAAHHVGSNLSSSNNSEVSYNNALSENAIEALRRQQDQNKLIHLDPIPDFKDKSEVKPWLQKIFYPQGIEIVIERSDSMKIVFKCKAVKKNRNTSSISGCGHSHGVGSDSCNTNGKNSTKGNGSNDNKCRKKGIGKGFAECDGLETETENGNNSNSTVGGGNGSNDTDKKKRAIGPYNSCPFRVRATFSLKRKKWNIVVVNNVHTHPLKFNPDSEDYKKFKNALKESGDLETVKKFDELEYRTRFNLPIDLSPIPCDCGLTQEIQSFNIVLPTTNIIVPGSRNTSMDANTVTKPKKTGKKAVKSKTTKQLRRKSTKKKLQQDIESNSANTSRTATPLSTVQNSLNLQFDSQSNVSVAPSVTSNLNSNLALTPQENIYSTDFLPNTASSQQMDSPNFSNFNSNYFNVQNEIDFTEFFSKPLPHFKNNRHDVVTGQGMIPLTFSQKHQTSSQSAQHTPHQNINSNLMYHNAGSASSTHSSPNMSIMTSVKTPITTATPSTNSHNMNAISSVPLYSSNLAKEPIQDFIDMNQIFGTSTNNNDHSNANTSSVNTNNNHLHQQHNTSHANAMIPSHSLNFQHSNLSPVNQNISAVCEINNFDVCANDPQCGGPLIGTATGIHGLNIDRSNMEIANGISQSNDATGYMDPLHTKPDYDAQSQEYISNVLNSDFNELRLSQSQHNQGEQHHQQHMQQQRRHQHQMQNQQQQQMQQQQQQQQLHDQHNPLHEILPLKEEEIEELVANSEYNYHLQFNNDLDQPQQATHNPQMLWDEPHGFFQ from the coding sequence ATGAAGCACGAGCTACAGACACCTATTGAAGGAGTGGATCCCTTGGATCCTCTTCATAATCCGGATTTATGGCAGCCTTCTCCATCTTTTGACAATATGATGGCTTCGCCGAAGACTTCGCCCATCGGTTCTGGACTGTCCCATACACCGGCGGCTCACCATGTTGGCTCGAATTTATCCTCGAGTAATAATAGCGAAGTCTCTTATAACAATGCGTTGAGTGAAAACGCGATAGAAGCTCTTCGGAGACAGCAAGACCAGAATAAATTGATTCATTTGGATCCGATCCCTGACTTCAAAGATAAGAGTGAAGTTAAACCGTGGTTACAGAAGATTTTTTATCCACAGGGGATTGAGATCGTCATTGAACGGTCGGATAGCATGAAGATCGTGTTCAAATGTAAAGCTGTtaaaaagaatagaaataCTTCGTCTATATCCGGGTGTGGTCACAGCCACGGCGTTGGTAGCGATAGTTGTAACACTAATGGGAAGAACAGTACTAAGGGTAATGGTAGTAATGATAATAAGTGTAGGAAAAAGGGAATCGGGAAGGGTTTTGCCGAATGTGATGGTCTTGAAACAGAGACAGAAAACGGTAATAATAGTAACAGTACTGTCGGTGGTGGAAATGGTAGTAACGATACAGACAAGAAGAAACGTGCCATCGGACCGTACAATTCATGTCCCTTCAGAGTGCGAGCCACGTTCTctttgaagagaaagaagtggAACATCGTCGTTGTCAATAACGTACACACCCATCCGTTGAAGTTTAACCCCGATAGTGAAGATTATAAAAAGTTTAAGAATGCTCTAAAGGAAAGCGGAGACCTTGAAACCGTTAAAAAGTTCGATGAATTGGAGTACAGAACAAGGTTTAACTTGCCCATTGATCTTAGTCCCATCCCCTGTGATTGTGGTCTTACTCAGGAAATTCAATCCTTCAATATCGTTTTGCCTACAACAAATATCATCGTACCTGGGTCAAGGAATACTTCCATGGATGCCAATACAGTAAcaaaaccaaagaagacCGGTAAAAAAGCTGTCAAGAGTAAGACTACAAAACAGCTGAGACGTAAAAgcacaaagaaaaagttacAACAAGATATAGAGAGCAATAGTGCAAACACTTCGAGAACAGCAACTCCGCTAAGTACTGTGCAGAATTCGTTGAATTTACAGTTCGATTCCCAATCAAATGTTTCAGTAGCTCCATCTGTGACTTCTAACCTGAATTCAAACTTGGCCCTAACGCCTCAAGAGAATATTTACTCAACTGATTTCTTGCCGAATACTGCTTCTTCGCAACAGATGGATTCACCTAACTTCTCAAACTTCAACTCGAACTATTTCAACGTGcaaaatgaaattgacTTCACGGAGTTCTTCAGTAAACCTTTGCCTCACTTCAAAAATAATCGACATGATGTGGTTACAGGCCAAGGCATGATTCCACTTACATTTTCCCAGAAACACCAAACGAGTTCTCAAAGTGCTCAACATACCCCTCAccaaaacatcaacagtAATCTAATGTACCATAATGCTGGTTCTGCATCTTCTACGCATTCGTCCCCAAATATGAGTATAATGACGTCTGTAAAGACTCCCATTACAACGGCTACTCCCAGTACAAACTCTCACAATATGAACGCGATCAGTTCTGTGCCACTTTATTCGTCCAACTTGGCCAAGGAGCCTATACAAGATTTCATTGACATGAACCAAATATTTGGTACTTCAACCAATAATAATGACCATTCTAATGCTAATACTTCATCCGTtaatactaataataaccatcttcatcaacaacataATACTAGTCATGCTAATGCCATGATACCTTCGCATTCACTAAATTTCCAACATTCCAATCTATCGCCAGTAAATCAGAACATTAGTGCAGTATGCGAAATTAACAACTTTGACGTATGTGCTAATGACCCTCAATGTGGTGGTCCTCTCATTGGTACTGCTACTGGTATTCATGGACTCAATATAGATCGTTCAAACATGGAGATCGCTAATGGTATCAGCCAATCAAACGATGCGACGGGCTACATGGATCCTCTGCATACAAAGCCAGATTATGATGCTCAATCACAGGAATACATTTCTAATGTATTAAACTCTGACTTCAACGAACTGCGATTATCACAAAGTCAACATAATCAAGGAGAGCAACACCATCAACAACATATGCAGCAGCAACGCCGCCACCAGCATCAGATGCAAAatcaacagcaacagcaaatgcaacagcaacagcaacagcaacaactTCATGATCAGCACAACCCTCTACATGAGATTTTACCTttgaaagaggaagagATTGAAGAGCTCGTTGCGAATTCGGAGTACAATTATCACCTACAGTTTAATAATGATCTTGACCAACCGCAGCAAGCTACGCATAATCCACAAATGCTTTGGGATGAACCTCACGGCTTTTTTCAATGA